One part of the Lytechinus pictus isolate F3 Inbred chromosome 3, Lp3.0, whole genome shotgun sequence genome encodes these proteins:
- the LOC129257011 gene encoding thrombospondin-2-like gives MMKLKGLFSFLLLVGISSMVSSMLVLDTDDLGWSEWGECSRRCGGGSQSRNVICDEGIEPQLCSYLKSSIPRRQLMQERECNTQPCEVRGTWSAWSDWHACSATCGSSVFKMRTRSCNDDNDNQLGSLNCNGLTYEWRQCEGLPVCPSNDQSNDLTSHVEHGYELHSFSSFQSYNKISEVEELSALSWSESSYDI, from the exons ATGATGAAGTTGAAAGGTTTATTCTCTTTCCTGCTGTTAGTAG GTATTAGTAGCATGGTGTCGAGTATGTTAGTGCTCGATACAGATGATTTGGGATGGAGTGAGTGGGGAGAGTGCTCGCGAAGATGTGGCGGTGGTAGTCAGTCTCGCAATGTTATCTGTGACGAGGGAATCGAACCACAACTGTGTTCTTACCTGAAGAGTTCCATTCCCAGAAGGCAACTGATGCAGGAGCGAGAGTGTAACACGCAACCATGCGAAG TGAGAGGAACGTGGAGTGCGTGGAGTGATTGGCATGCCTGCTCTGCGACCTGTGGGTCATCAGTTTTTAAGATGAGAACAAGGTCCTGTAACGATGACAACGATAACCAACTAGGTTCATTGAACTGTAATGGCTTGACCTACGAGTGGCGTCAGTGCGAGGGTTTGCCAGTGTGTCCTAGCAACGATCAAAGTAATGATCTGACGTCACACGTTGAACATG GATATGAACTCCACTCATTCAGTTCTTTCCAGAGCTACAACAAGATCTCAGAG GTGGAAGAATTGTCAGCGTTGTCCTGGTCTGAAAGTAGCTATGACATTTAA